A genomic stretch from Rhabdothermincola salaria includes:
- a CDS encoding alpha/beta hydrolase family protein has translation MATIRFSDDDGMDFAVRCLLTGIGYGMAEPGEVLATAAAVVPGDPDSWFTAWTGLGERCEAIAAEASAAGHRQSAAQAYLRAANYRFAGFYYVLASARPDRHRAAWRAHRSCVEAAFDHWATPVERVEVPWEGRALRAWRFRASSDAPAPPTGSGRPLMVVHNGLASPLSDVVMTGVLDAVERGWEAVAFDGPGQGAAVVDDGLAPVDQWERVGSAVLDAVLDRDVDPGAVVVAGIADGGYLAARHAARDPRVAAVVADPGVLRPLDGVLGALPEPLQRAWSDGGATALDAAVDATSDDPDTRFAVAKVVEQWPAHGPGQVLDRLAGWDLELLVDDLRGPVLICDPDDAMSFPGQSAELATRLGDRAVRVPFSTAEGAGLDCEIGAPRLRNQRIFDLLDDWRGLAGPAASPHRKDRP, from the coding sequence GTGGCCACGATCCGGTTCTCCGACGACGACGGCATGGACTTCGCCGTGCGCTGCCTCCTCACGGGGATCGGCTACGGCATGGCCGAGCCCGGCGAGGTTCTGGCGACGGCGGCGGCCGTGGTGCCCGGTGACCCCGATTCCTGGTTCACCGCGTGGACCGGGCTCGGCGAGCGGTGCGAGGCCATCGCGGCCGAGGCGTCCGCCGCCGGCCATCGCCAGAGCGCCGCGCAGGCCTACCTGCGGGCGGCCAACTATCGCTTCGCCGGCTTCTACTACGTCCTGGCGTCGGCCCGTCCCGACCGCCATCGCGCCGCGTGGCGCGCCCATCGGTCCTGCGTCGAGGCGGCCTTCGACCACTGGGCCACGCCGGTCGAGCGGGTGGAGGTCCCCTGGGAGGGTCGGGCCCTGCGGGCCTGGCGGTTCCGGGCCTCGAGCGACGCTCCTGCTCCCCCCACCGGCTCGGGCCGGCCGCTCATGGTCGTGCACAACGGGCTCGCCTCGCCGCTGTCCGACGTGGTGATGACCGGGGTCCTCGATGCCGTGGAGCGCGGGTGGGAGGCCGTCGCCTTCGACGGACCCGGTCAGGGGGCGGCCGTGGTCGACGACGGCCTCGCCCCCGTCGACCAGTGGGAACGCGTGGGCTCGGCGGTCCTCGACGCCGTCCTCGACCGCGACGTCGATCCCGGCGCCGTGGTCGTCGCCGGGATCGCCGACGGCGGCTACCTCGCCGCCCGCCACGCCGCCCGTGACCCCAGGGTGGCCGCGGTGGTCGCCGATCCCGGCGTGCTGCGACCGCTCGACGGCGTGCTGGGGGCGCTGCCCGAACCGCTCCAGCGGGCCTGGTCCGATGGTGGGGCGACCGCGCTCGACGCGGCCGTCGACGCGACATCCGACGATCCCGACACCCGGTTCGCGGTCGCCAAGGTGGTCGAGCAGTGGCCGGCCCACGGTCCGGGGCAGGTGCTCGATCGTCTGGCCGGTTGGGACCTCGAGCTGCTGGTCGACGACCTGCGAGGGCCGGTCCTGATCTGTGATCCCGACGACGCCATGAGCTTCCCCGGGCAGTCCGCCGAGCTGGCGACCCGGCTCGGCGATCGGGCGGTGCGCGTGCCGTTCTCCACCGCCGAGGGCGCTGGTCTCGACTGCGAGATCGGCGCGCCACGCCTGCGCAACCAGCGCATCTTCGACCTCCTCGACGACTGGCGGGGCCTGGCCGGCCCGGCGGCGTCGCCCCACCGAAAGGACCGACCATGA
- the ppsA gene encoding phosphoenolpyruvate synthase produces the protein MAETRLVVDLAEVTSADTALVGGKNASLGEMITNLSAEGISVPGGFATTADAYWSFLDGSDLRQVVVDQIDRLHGGAELADVGRTIRDAVLAAELPAAVRDAIAEAYAELSRDAGTDDVDVAVRSSATAEDLPEASFAGQQDSFLNVRGLDALLDACRRCYASLFNDRAINYREDQSFDHRKVALSIGVQRMVRSDQAGAGVMFTIDTETGFADVVVINAAWGLGEAVVSGLVSPDEYVVFKPFLGDTSLRPIVHARVGEKDHKIVYRADGATGDDPTTTEETTDAERRARVLTDDEILTLARWAVRIEEHYGAAMDIEWAKDGRTGEIAIVQARPETVQARRQASNLRRYRLTETGERLVTGLAIGDAIASGPVCRLSSADDIDRFVDGAVLVTTITDPDWEPVMKRAAAIVTDHGGRTSHAAIVSRELGVAAVIGTGDATSVLTDGQEVTVSCAEGDEGVVLEGLLGFETEDIDLDEVADTRTAVMLNLAAPAGAMRWWRLPADGVGLTRMEFIVANEVKVHPMALVHFDDLDDADRDTVAELTRGYEDDRGEYFVERLAHGVGRIAVSRWPDPVIVRLSDFKTNEYARLLGGKGFEPHEANPMIGWRGASRYYSDGYREGFALECRGLRRVRDEMGLTNVVVMVPFCRTLGEADRVLEEMAAHGLERGVNGLEVFVMAEIPSNIVLASEFADRFDGFSIGSNDLTQLTLGVDRDSSVLAPLFDETDPAVTRSIEVLIERAHAKGRKVGLCGQRPSDDPEFAAFLVRAGIDSISVTPDSFLRVKQHVLDAEHQG, from the coding sequence ATGGCCGAGACACGACTGGTGGTCGATCTGGCCGAGGTGACCTCGGCCGACACCGCCCTGGTGGGCGGCAAGAACGCCTCGTTGGGGGAGATGATCACCAACCTCTCCGCCGAGGGCATCTCGGTCCCCGGGGGCTTCGCCACCACCGCCGACGCCTACTGGTCGTTCCTCGACGGCAGTGACCTCCGACAGGTCGTCGTCGACCAGATCGACCGGCTCCACGGCGGCGCCGAACTGGCCGACGTGGGCCGCACCATCCGCGACGCGGTCCTCGCCGCCGAGCTGCCGGCCGCGGTCCGCGACGCCATCGCCGAGGCCTATGCCGAGCTCAGCCGGGACGCCGGCACCGACGACGTCGACGTGGCCGTGCGCTCGAGCGCCACCGCCGAGGACCTCCCGGAGGCCAGCTTCGCCGGCCAGCAGGACTCCTTCCTCAACGTGCGCGGCCTCGACGCTCTGCTCGACGCGTGTCGACGCTGCTACGCGTCGCTCTTCAACGATCGGGCCATCAACTACCGCGAGGACCAGTCGTTCGATCACCGAAAGGTCGCCCTCTCGATCGGTGTGCAGCGGATGGTCCGCTCGGACCAGGCCGGCGCCGGGGTCATGTTCACGATCGACACCGAGACCGGCTTCGCCGACGTGGTGGTGATCAACGCCGCGTGGGGCCTCGGCGAAGCGGTGGTGAGCGGGCTGGTGAGCCCTGACGAGTACGTCGTGTTCAAGCCCTTCCTGGGCGACACCTCGTTGCGTCCGATCGTGCACGCCCGGGTGGGGGAGAAGGACCACAAGATCGTCTACCGGGCCGACGGCGCCACCGGCGACGATCCCACCACCACCGAGGAGACCACCGACGCCGAACGGCGGGCCCGGGTCCTCACCGACGACGAGATCCTCACCCTCGCCCGTTGGGCCGTCCGGATCGAGGAGCACTACGGCGCGGCCATGGACATCGAGTGGGCCAAGGACGGCCGGACGGGGGAGATCGCCATCGTCCAGGCCCGCCCCGAGACCGTCCAGGCCCGCCGACAAGCCTCGAACCTCCGGCGCTACCGGCTCACCGAGACCGGTGAGCGGCTGGTCACCGGCCTGGCCATCGGCGACGCCATCGCCTCGGGCCCGGTGTGCCGCCTCTCCAGCGCGGACGACATCGACCGCTTCGTCGACGGGGCCGTGCTCGTCACCACCATCACCGACCCCGACTGGGAGCCGGTGATGAAGCGGGCCGCGGCCATCGTCACCGACCACGGCGGCCGAACCTCCCACGCCGCCATCGTGAGCCGTGAGCTCGGCGTGGCCGCGGTGATCGGCACGGGCGATGCCACCTCCGTGCTCACCGACGGCCAGGAGGTCACCGTGTCGTGCGCCGAGGGCGACGAGGGCGTCGTGCTGGAGGGCCTCCTCGGCTTCGAGACCGAGGACATCGACCTCGACGAGGTCGCCGACACCCGCACCGCCGTCATGTTGAACCTGGCCGCGCCCGCCGGGGCCATGCGGTGGTGGCGCCTGCCGGCGGACGGCGTCGGCCTCACCCGCATGGAGTTCATCGTGGCCAACGAGGTGAAGGTCCACCCCATGGCCCTCGTGCACTTCGACGACCTCGACGACGCCGACCGCGACACGGTGGCCGAGCTGACCCGCGGCTACGAGGACGACCGCGGCGAGTACTTCGTCGAGCGCCTGGCCCACGGGGTGGGCCGCATCGCCGTGTCCCGCTGGCCCGATCCCGTCATCGTGCGCCTCAGCGACTTCAAGACCAACGAGTACGCCCGCCTCCTCGGGGGCAAGGGGTTCGAGCCCCACGAGGCCAACCCCATGATCGGCTGGCGGGGCGCCAGCCGCTACTACAGCGACGGCTACCGAGAGGGCTTCGCGCTCGAGTGCCGGGGGCTGCGGCGGGTGCGTGACGAGATGGGCCTCACCAACGTCGTCGTGATGGTCCCGTTCTGCCGCACGCTGGGCGAGGCCGATCGGGTGCTCGAGGAGATGGCCGCCCACGGCCTCGAGCGGGGCGTCAACGGCCTCGAGGTGTTCGTGATGGCCGAGATCCCCTCGAACATCGTGCTGGCGTCGGAGTTCGCCGACCGCTTCGACGGCTTCTCGATCGGCAGCAACGACCTGACCCAGCTCACCCTCGGCGTCGACCGCGACTCGTCCGTGCTCGCTCCGCTCTTCGACGAGACCGACCCGGCGGTCACCCGCAGCATCGAGGTGCTCATCGAACGGGCCCATGCCAAGGGCCGCAAAGTGGGGCTGTGCGGCCAGCGTCCGAGCGACGACCCGGAGTTCGCCGCCTTCCTCGTCCGCGCCGGCATCGACTCGATCTCGGTGACCCCCGACAGCTTCCTACGGGTGAAGCAGCACGTGCTCGACGCCGAGCACCAGGGCTGA
- a CDS encoding MFS transporter — protein sequence MSATTTTTSASRRSWWVLAAMCVPLLTQSLDVSGIGLLLPSIGTDLDASATVLAWVMNANALAFGAMLLTFGTLADRFGPRRLLLAGVAGFGVASLLCGVATDSTVLIAARALQGLSSAACFTTSLSVVMATFAEDRRPAAIGIWGAVSGAGSALGPLVAGALTTAVGWRAFFFVNGPICLLALPAIAALVGSRDREPRTSTAPFPAAGLAAVAVAFVGISLAASRAGGGSWLSVATLVPLAAAGGAVAFVVARGRRGARPVLDPAALGARWSRSALAVAFTSTWGFGVTLVVVSAYLQQVRGLSALEAGVTFLAFSGAFALAGTVNSLAVRRLGVSTTLVVAMLGCAAGFALLTTMAPASAFPLVVAGLVVGGLGQGLAFAASTTASLSGVPQAASGQATGATQSTRLLGNVVGVAISTAVLVDLQGGDDTPAALARGDGAAMVLALGVSLVGAALVPLAVRRQTPSSGPTDGSGLAPGSIGP from the coding sequence GTGAGCGCGACGACGACCACGACGTCTGCGAGCCGCCGCAGCTGGTGGGTGCTGGCCGCCATGTGCGTGCCCCTGCTGACGCAGTCGCTCGACGTCAGCGGCATCGGCCTGCTGTTGCCGAGCATCGGCACCGACCTCGATGCCAGCGCCACGGTGCTCGCCTGGGTGATGAACGCCAACGCCCTCGCCTTCGGGGCGATGCTGCTCACCTTCGGCACGCTGGCCGACCGGTTCGGCCCCCGCCGCCTGCTGCTCGCCGGCGTCGCCGGCTTCGGAGTGGCATCCCTCCTGTGCGGTGTGGCCACCGACAGCACCGTGCTCATCGCCGCCCGGGCGCTGCAGGGCCTGTCGTCGGCGGCGTGCTTCACCACGTCGCTGAGCGTGGTGATGGCGACCTTCGCCGAGGACCGGCGGCCCGCGGCCATCGGGATCTGGGGTGCGGTCAGCGGGGCCGGGAGCGCACTGGGGCCGCTGGTCGCAGGGGCGCTCACCACCGCCGTGGGGTGGCGGGCCTTCTTCTTCGTCAACGGCCCGATCTGCCTGCTCGCCCTGCCCGCCATCGCCGCCCTCGTCGGGTCCCGGGACCGCGAGCCCCGCACCTCGACCGCCCCCTTCCCCGCGGCCGGGCTGGCCGCGGTGGCCGTGGCGTTCGTCGGCATCAGCCTGGCCGCCAGCCGCGCCGGGGGCGGGTCGTGGCTCTCGGTCGCCACGCTGGTGCCCCTGGCCGCCGCCGGCGGCGCGGTCGCCTTCGTGGTCGCCCGAGGCCGCCGAGGGGCCCGGCCGGTCCTCGACCCCGCCGCCTTGGGAGCCCGGTGGTCCCGCAGCGCCTTGGCCGTCGCCTTCACCTCCACGTGGGGCTTCGGGGTCACGCTGGTGGTGGTCAGCGCCTACCTCCAACAGGTCCGCGGCCTCTCGGCCCTCGAGGCCGGCGTGACGTTCCTCGCCTTCAGCGGGGCGTTCGCCCTGGCCGGCACCGTGAACAGCCTCGCCGTGCGCCGACTCGGGGTGAGCACCACGCTCGTCGTGGCGATGCTGGGCTGCGCGGCCGGGTTCGCCCTGCTCACCACCATGGCCCCCGCCTCGGCCTTCCCCCTCGTGGTGGCGGGCCTGGTCGTCGGTGGCCTCGGACAGGGCCTGGCCTTCGCCGCGTCGACCACGGCGTCGCTGAGCGGCGTCCCCCAGGCGGCATCGGGGCAGGCCACCGGCGCCACCCAGAGCACCCGCCTCCTCGGCAACGTGGTGGGCGTCGCCATCTCCACGGCCGTCCTCGTCGACCTCCAAGGCGGCGACGACACGCCCGCCGCCCTGGCCCGGGGTGACGGTGCAGCCATGGTCCTCGCGCTCGGCGTCTCGCTGGTGGGGGCCGCCCTCGTCCCCCTCGCGGTGCGCCGGCAGACTCCTTCCTCGGGCCCGACCGACGGCTCGGGCCTCGCTCCGGGGAGCATCGGGCCATGA
- a CDS encoding GMC oxidoreductase, producing the protein MLRHADDIEEGAALTADVCIIGSGPAGLTVAAELVGSGLSVLVLESGGEQWDPRTQALAEGRVSGEGFRFNSTEVTPDLVRLRQFGGSSNHWTGMCRPFDPHDFEVRAAVDGSGWPFGAETLAPHYVRAAASCDLATDVFDAGWWRDQAAATLLADGHPVRTTVFQFSPPTRFGTKLRPLLDADESTQVVLWANVTSIDTDPGGTRVDRLQVATLSGRRFQVSAGRYVLAVGGIEAPRLLLASTASAPSGVGNSNDLVGRHFMEHPHHPSGRILFAQPREAWDFYTIGQSTLADGRTVSRWAGLGLSAQAQAEAGIANASVQLYPGLEGGDLRGDRDRETMAMRGIGRLLARGSSEPPLGVLSVRTEQVPDPDNRVTLGRRLDELGLPEPVIEWHLNPEDRTTLRATIRLVGEHLAATGAARVELDPSGSPVEDWPTEIGNHHMGTTRMHVDPNRGVVDENCRMHEVENLYVAGSAVFPTSGMANPTLTLVALAHRLADHLRT; encoded by the coding sequence GTGCTGCGCCACGCCGACGACATCGAAGAGGGCGCCGCCCTCACCGCCGACGTGTGCATCATCGGCTCCGGTCCGGCCGGGCTCACCGTGGCCGCCGAGCTGGTGGGCTCGGGGCTGTCGGTGCTCGTGCTCGAGTCCGGCGGCGAGCAGTGGGACCCCCGCACCCAGGCCCTGGCCGAGGGCCGCGTGTCCGGCGAGGGGTTCCGCTTCAACAGCACGGAGGTGACGCCGGACCTCGTACGCCTGCGCCAGTTCGGTGGTTCCAGCAACCACTGGACCGGCATGTGCCGTCCCTTCGACCCCCACGACTTCGAGGTGAGGGCGGCTGTCGACGGCTCGGGCTGGCCGTTCGGCGCCGAGACCCTCGCCCCCCACTACGTCCGTGCCGCCGCCAGCTGCGACCTGGCGACCGACGTCTTCGACGCCGGCTGGTGGCGAGACCAGGCCGCGGCCACCCTCTTGGCCGACGGCCATCCGGTGCGCACCACCGTGTTCCAGTTCAGCCCGCCCACCCGCTTCGGCACCAAGCTCCGCCCGCTCCTGGACGCGGACGAGAGCACCCAGGTCGTCCTGTGGGCCAACGTCACCTCCATCGACACCGACCCCGGCGGCACGCGGGTCGACCGTCTCCAGGTGGCCACGCTCTCCGGGCGGCGATTCCAGGTCTCGGCCGGGCGCTACGTGCTGGCTGTCGGGGGGATCGAGGCCCCCCGTCTCCTGCTGGCCAGCACGGCCAGCGCGCCGAGCGGCGTCGGCAACAGCAACGACCTGGTGGGTCGTCACTTCATGGAGCACCCCCACCACCCGTCCGGTCGCATCCTCTTCGCTCAGCCGAGGGAGGCCTGGGACTTCTACACGATCGGTCAGAGCACCCTGGCCGACGGCCGGACGGTCAGTCGTTGGGCCGGACTGGGCCTGTCGGCGCAGGCTCAGGCCGAGGCCGGCATCGCCAACGCCAGCGTGCAGCTCTACCCCGGCCTCGAGGGCGGCGATCTGCGCGGCGACCGGGACCGGGAGACCATGGCGATGAGAGGGATCGGCCGCCTCCTCGCCCGGGGGTCGAGTGAACCCCCCCTCGGGGTGCTGTCGGTTCGTACCGAACAGGTGCCCGATCCCGACAACCGCGTCACCCTCGGTCGCCGGCTCGACGAGCTCGGCCTGCCCGAGCCGGTCATCGAATGGCACCTCAACCCCGAGGACCGCACCACCCTGCGCGCCACCATCCGCCTGGTGGGCGAGCACCTCGCCGCCACCGGGGCCGCCCGCGTGGAGCTCGACCCGAGCGGCAGCCCGGTGGAGGACTGGCCGACCGAGATCGGGAACCACCACATGGGCACGACCCGCATGCACGTCGATCCGAACCGCGGGGTCGTGGACGAGAACTGCCGCATGCACGAGGTCGAGAACCTCTACGTCGCCGGCAGCGCGGTGTTCCCCACCTCCGGGATGGCGAACCCCACCCTCACCCTCGTCGCCCTCGCCCACCGCCTGGCCGACCACCTCCGCACCTGA
- a CDS encoding VOC family protein yields the protein MTEPTTEAVGWLRAVVVDAQDPERLATFWQAVLGVGVYEVEQDWIQLERDRGGVYLAFQPLPAGGEPGAMRLRPDIEVEDMDVAQARIEDLGGRLVAVIEEPDGDSHRRMADPEGNEFTILLPLPENR from the coding sequence ATGACCGAACCCACCACCGAGGCCGTCGGGTGGCTCCGTGCCGTCGTCGTCGATGCCCAGGACCCCGAGCGCCTGGCGACCTTCTGGCAGGCGGTCCTCGGGGTCGGCGTCTACGAGGTCGAGCAGGACTGGATCCAGCTGGAGCGGGACCGCGGCGGGGTGTACCTGGCCTTCCAGCCGCTGCCCGCCGGTGGCGAGCCGGGGGCGATGCGCCTGCGCCCCGACATCGAGGTCGAGGACATGGACGTGGCCCAGGCCCGCATCGAGGACCTCGGCGGCCGGCTGGTGGCCGTCATCGAGGAACCCGACGGCGACTCCCACCGCCGCATGGCCGACCCGGAGGGCAACGAGTTCACCATCTTGCTCCCGCTCCCCGAGAACCGCTGA